One region of Lebetimonas natsushimae genomic DNA includes:
- the ftsZ gene encoding cell division protein FtsZ, whose protein sequence is MENLTNNELFSIREEIEGPKIKVIGVGGGGNNMINYIASKGIKDVELIAANTDIQALKTSKAHRKIQLGIKLTNGLGAGMKPEIGAKAAEESFDEIKEALNGADLVFISAGMGGGTGTGAASVIAKAAKEVGALTIGVVTKPFRFEGSKRSKLAEIGTNELKKEANSIVVIPNDKLLTIIDRKVGRKEAFSLVDDVLYKAVGGISNMVISYGENDINVDFNDLKTVMSHQGLALMGVGEEKGESAAFNAIKKAIESPLLDNISIDGAMGVLVHFTMHEDYPLDEIYEGMNIIEEKAHEDAEIIFGTTTDNSLAPDEIKVTIVATGFEKNEAANKEDIKKNIETILVTKKVAGGIEIDADELDIPAYMRRMKD, encoded by the coding sequence ATTATATTGCCAGCAAAGGTATAAAAGATGTTGAATTAATTGCTGCCAATACTGACATTCAGGCACTTAAAACAAGTAAAGCCCACAGAAAAATCCAGCTTGGGATAAAACTCACAAACGGACTTGGAGCCGGTATGAAACCGGAAATTGGAGCTAAAGCGGCAGAAGAAAGTTTCGATGAAATTAAAGAAGCTCTAAATGGAGCTGATTTAGTATTTATTTCTGCCGGAATGGGAGGAGGAACAGGTACAGGTGCTGCAAGTGTTATAGCAAAAGCCGCTAAAGAAGTGGGGGCTTTAACTATCGGTGTTGTTACCAAACCTTTTAGATTTGAAGGCAGTAAAAGAAGTAAACTTGCTGAAATAGGTACTAATGAACTTAAAAAAGAAGCTAATTCAATCGTTGTAATTCCAAATGATAAACTTCTAACCATAATTGACAGAAAAGTCGGTAGAAAAGAAGCCTTTTCATTGGTTGATGATGTTTTATATAAAGCAGTCGGCGGTATTTCAAACATGGTAATTTCATACGGTGAAAATGATATCAATGTTGACTTTAACGACCTCAAAACTGTAATGTCACATCAAGGTCTTGCATTAATGGGTGTGGGTGAGGAAAAAGGAGAGTCTGCTGCATTTAATGCAATTAAAAAAGCAATTGAATCGCCACTTCTTGATAATATTTCCATTGACGGTGCTATGGGTGTTCTTGTTCATTTTACCATGCATGAAGACTATCCGCTTGATGAAATTTATGAAGGAATGAATATCATAGAAGAAAAAGCCCATGAGGATGCGGAAATTATTTTTGGTACGACAACAGACAATTCATTGGCCCCGGATGAAATTAAAGTTACAATTGTTGCAACGGGATTTGAAAAAAACGAAGCTGCAAATAAAGAAGATATCAAAAAAAATATAGAAACTATTCTTGTTACTAAAAAAGTTGCTGGCGGAATTGAAATTGATGCGGATGAATTAGATATTCCTGCTTATATGAGAAGAATGAAAGATTAA